Below is a genomic region from Vitis riparia cultivar Riparia Gloire de Montpellier isolate 1030 chromosome 5, EGFV_Vit.rip_1.0, whole genome shotgun sequence.
CTTTTCTTTCGGACTACTTTGGATTTGGTTTTCAGTGGGAACCATAGGAGGTGGAGCCATCTGGCTTCCCCTGGCGAGAGGTTAGGAGAGTAATTTTCAATTGCCTGCTTTATGTAAATACCTTTCTTACaatgggaaaaagaaatgaaggaatAACAAATGATTGACTGAGGGCCACTCATCATTCAAATCCGTGTGCTATGTCTTTTTTCCAATGGAAGCATCGCAGCTCTTATATGCCTTccataaacataatattttcttgttatttttgtaGTACTTTTTACTTTGAATCCCTTCTTGTTGCGAGCCCTTTTGTGCTTTGTCGGGGTCTGACCATTCAATTGGATCACATCAACTAATTGCTAGATAATAGCCATCTGGGCGGTGCTGAAAGTGACAGGGAACGTATAGTCTGCGATTATAGTCCCtgttgtattatttatttttaataattgggGAGGAGAAAGAAAATGGATCCTCCGTGATCAATCATTTAtcataataaaacaatttaccaaGTTTTCAGATTAGACTTAGCATACCCCTTCTTTCGTCATATTCCTCCTCGATCAAtcatttcttataataaaacaacttaTCAAGTTTTCAGATTAGACTTAGCATGCTCCTTTCCATATTTTGAAATTACGGCCCGAGTTTTCATATTAGACTTGGTCATGCCTCTTCTTTCAATATAGGGATTTACTACAGTATAAAATGCTACTTTTTAGGTTCTTACTGAAAATGAATCATCATACGGTGATGTtatgaattcaattttttttctcattatgtatattttggttcTTACTCACTATGAATCATCAATCAGATGATGTCATGTATCCAATTTTTTATCTCAtgtatattttgactttttttttttatcgtatcttaatttcatttatttcaacagcctaaatctctcattcgatggtttagaatttttctttaatatattgtttatgttaTAATAACGAAAACATACCCatcaaaaaatttaatcaagTATTTAGATCTTATCGATTTATACTTTACTCttctaaacttttaaaaaataaaagatcttatcttaagtttaataaaaatttctatatttatttgattaattttattggcATCTTGATGTTTGAGtctaattttattagaaaagtttattatcaatttttttaaaaaaaaaaacttaataaaaaaattaggaaaatattacaaatcctatttttacccgtataaaaagttttttcataTATTGGATAAACCTAAATTCacctaaaattttcttgtacatttatttatttatttatttttcgtgAATAAGATGTAGATATATTCTCAAGTGacttctactttttctcttcaatatttgtaaaacaaaagttctTATTTGTGCTAACAAAATTTGAGTCCGAGATAGTCAAATGGACAGTAAACACAACAACTCAATTGCCTTAATTAGATTGATACGTTTGTGTGAAAATTCACCCTACTCAACATTCAGATTATTCCAATTACCAGAGAAATCACCTTTCCAATCTCAATGATTTCCCAGCCACTTAAAATTCAGAAACACAGATGGAATGGAACTTGTCATTTTCTGGAATTTCATTTTGCTTCTCCCACCTTGTAGCTGTGAAGGGTAAGTTTAATGAAATTCCGAagaataaatgaagaatttgtcAAATTTGTTAGTAATATGTCATACATGAAAATTGGAAAGGAAGAATAAAAAAGGTATGTGCCAAATTAGGTTTATATGCACAAGGATAAGATCAATTGTAGGAAAATGTAAAAACTGAGTGCCGCTGATCAGAGTTGTTAACCACCACACCGATAAGATCTGATAATAACCAGCGCCAATTGATCTACACCGGCACGAACGACCGTACAAACGACGCCGGCTCATAGCAGAACGGAGCCGCTGGATGCTGCCACTTCTTGAACACTGGCTTCTCCCCCTCCTTCATCTGCCGTGGCTCCTCTTTAGGCTTCACCTCCGCCGTCCGATCAATCAGTTTCGGCGAGGACGGCGATGTGGCCAGCGGCGACAATAGCGGTATCGCAACTTTCCAATCGGCTGCCGGACTGATCTGCAAAGAGGAGGGAGCTCTGCGTTGGAGCCTGCTGGGAGGACGGCGGTTGATTCCAGCGCTGGGTCTGGTTTGAGATGTCTCGGCCATGGACTTAGAATAGAAGGAGATAAGATTTTAGAGGCGTAGAAGAGGACAGGAGAGAGAAGTCCGCAGAGTAGGTTGGCTTAGGGCGAACAGAAATGTGGTGGGTATATATAGAGAGGATAGGTTAAAGGTTCGTGTGGTTTACACGTTTAGCTGGTCCAATAATGGTCAAAGGGGGCATAGTAGTCAAAGGGCTGGCCTTTTAGACAACCCCATCTCCAGCTTCTTGAGAAAGATTGCTCAaccttttcaattattttttgttagttcACCAAATTGTCCCTATATTCTTCTAAGTTCTAACACGGTCGATTCCAAACAAAATAACATACAAATCATTAATTTCAGGTAGGTTTCCTCTGATTATTCCTTTCCCATAGGCAAAAGAGATAGAGAAGATAAATTTACtttatatctttaaatttatatttttaaaattttaaatttgagttaataaaatttgtttgatgcctcaattttttgaaatcattattttttaagactAAAGATGtaagattatatttgattctcggaaattttggggaaaatgtgggaaaaggaaaataagagtaaaaattatgagaaaataaaaaataaatttaaaattaataaattatttatatatattactttaaactcattttatttattttaaatattttatataaagattcaataatttttcaaaaattatgtcTCGGTCATATTCTTTGTATGCAAATAATTATACGagacaaaaggaaaaaactttGAACTTATTTcattatgtgatttaaaaataataaatcattttaaaattattatattgtttagctattattttttggaaatagttttcaaaaataaagtgaaaaagaacaattttcaaagaataattagaagttatttttaattatttttgagaagaaaaaaaagaagagagaattgcaaaagaaattttaaaaggaaaacatcaagaaaaacaaataatgaaGTGATTTCCTTTCTCTTTCACTCTTTTTCCACAATTGGATACCTAAAATCctcaaatataatttcttttcttctgagttcttta
It encodes:
- the LOC117914768 gene encoding uncharacterized protein At4g14450, chloroplastic-like — its product is MAETSQTRPSAGINRRPPSRLQRRAPSSLQISPAADWKVAIPLLSPLATSPSSPKLIDRTAEVKPKEEPRQMKEGEKPVFKKWQHPAAPFCYEPASFVRSFVPV